One genomic segment of Helianthus annuus cultivar XRQ/B chromosome 14, HanXRQr2.0-SUNRISE, whole genome shotgun sequence includes these proteins:
- the LOC110906769 gene encoding uncharacterized protein LOC110906769, whose amino-acid sequence MGSPSENSFTDIYRKTFSPEEIAEEEEAVTSACILVIQAMEPVRRSPPRSILRRTFILRDREATNERLIKDYFDPTLVHRPNIFRRRFWMSQMLFLRINNDLEVKYGFFKQRMDARGYLGFTSIQKVTSALRILAYENMYDINDESLIVMGKVTVAVAVIGGAAVCAATALVVRHRMQISKQCVKSADCGEI is encoded by the exons ATGGGTTCCCCATCGGAAAATTCGTTCACCGATATTTACCGAAAAACTTTTTCACCCGAAGAAATCGCGGAGGAGGAagaagcggttacgagtgcatgtaTTCTCGTGATACAAGCAATGGAACCCGTTCGGCGTTCTCCTCCACGCTCCATTTTGAGGCGCACATTTATCTTACGAGATCGTGAAGCCACGAACGAGCGATTGATAAAAGACTATTTTGATCCCACACTGGTTCACAGACCCAATATTTTTAGACGGCGGTTTTGGATGAGCCAAATGTTATTTTTGCGCATTAATAATGATTTGGAAGTTAAGTATGGCTTCTTTAAGCAAAGAATGGACgctagaggatatttagggttcACCTCAATTCAAAAGGTAACTTCCGCTTTACGCATACTAGCCTACGAAAACATgtacgacatcaacgacga ATCGTTGATTGTGATGGGGAAGGTGACGGTTGCAGTGGCGGTGATTGGAGGTGCAGCGGTGTGTGCTGCAACGGCGTTGGTTGTGCGACACCGGATGCAGATATCAAAACAATGTGTGAAATCCGCTGATTG TGGTGAAATCTGA